A genomic segment from Rickettsia endosymbiont of Lasioglossum villosulum encodes:
- a CDS encoding DUF2610 domain-containing protein, translating to MKKFDIDCDFGGQKSKFTIYIGTPQDGHHPLQFQSKWLSDERGGTIPDAVMDAVKQLYDLSKKNNVSFEDLCVYALGTAQEAQTTSNDEDETEREDNDDEDNKAEQA from the coding sequence ATGAAAAAGTTTGACATTGATTGCGATTTTGGAGGACAAAAGTCTAAATTTACCATTTATATAGGTACACCGCAAGATGGACATCACCCATTGCAGTTCCAATCAAAATGGTTATCAGATGAGAGAGGCGGTACTATTCCTGATGCTGTTATGGATGCAGTAAAACAGCTATATGATCTTTCGAAAAAAAATAATGTATCGTTTGAAGATTTGTGTGTTTATGCTCTTGGTACTGCTCAAGAAGCTCAAACCACAAGTAACGATGAAGATGAGACAGAAAGAGAGGATAATGATGATGAAGATAATAAAGCAGAACAAGCATAA